GTTTTTCTCTATCAGATTTCTTATCAGAACGCGAGTGTCTCTTGTCCCTGTCCCTGTGACGATCTCTATCTCTGTCGTGATCGTCCGTTCTCTTTCGCGTATCTTCTTTAACCGGAGGTACATCTTCATCCTCTGAAGATTCTATTCCTTCATCCATGTCATCTTCTAACGCCGACACTTTGGCCTCTGTTACACAAActtaaatgtttcatttatcttttGAAAAGATGAGACTTATAAAGGTAAAGAACTTACCTAgttcattattttcttcaagAACATGTCTCTTCTGTATTCTTGGTAAAATAACATCGCAGCACCTTTCTTCCCTTAGAAGATCATCTATAAATTCATCCATGTGAATCAATTCAAATTTACCTTCCTTATTTTGTCTCCTCAATTTTCTGTTGTCATTGAACAATGGTTCTAAATATTTATAGCAGTCTAGAGATGATCCTGTTAATCTCATGTATAATGCACCAAGAGCACGAACATATTTAAATTCctcattttttataaattctactATAATGTCTTTCTCAGGTTGTATTTGCAGCATTTTTAATATGAGGCAAAGGAATGGTGTGGGCTTTACATTTCCTCCGTATACACCGCCTATGAACCTAAAACATGATATAtcttttagaaataaataaatccgTTTGTTTATGTTAGGAAGaggttatattttgaaaaagatCATTTACGAAATTTAACACATATACTCATAAGAAATTGATGACGCAGACAGTACATAAACATAAATAATAAGTTAAAGTGTTAAAACAACAACCTGTttagattaaaatataaatacaatgaatattTCCTAACCTTAATTCCATAGCTTTGTCGACTAAAAGTTCTGCAGTCAAGGCAAAACATTCTTCCTTCCAATACTTAGAATCATATACTCGGGATCTAATTATTTTCTCTACTAGGTATTGAGGATTTGTACCTCGAATAGATTTCGCATCTTTTACTGTGCGATTTGCCATGTTTAAGACGCGTCAAGACGCGTTAAGCGATTACTACCACTACTTACAGATTCAAACACTTCGTACTACAAAAGTCTAACACAAGTTGACAGTAATAACAGATTAATAACAGATTAATAACagattaattatcaattaattgccAAATTAAATTGctcataaaaagaaataattgtattttaaaaagatcgctacaaattaaatatttacaaaattctatAGTGCCATCTATACGAAAATGGCGGAAACTAGTCGGCAAGTCAGTTGGtaacttgttgagtagtttccgccgtttttgtatagatggcgctgcggtagaattttaaaaatctttaatGGCGGTCTTTTCAAAATACAAGTTTATGCATACAACTGTGTTGGTATCTGTAGATGGCATTAAAATATCTGTTTTATAAGATATTTTGCTTTTATTCAGGCtagaaaaacaaatataaatctaaatatttataaaaaaaacagGTATAGAATTGCagtattaattgaaattactgGAAGGACAAGACTACTCTATTTAGGTCAAAATCGTAACTAATGACAGCTTCTTGGTAAATTGAACTTTCAAAAATGTAGAAATCGGAGCAAGGAAAGTAGAATTTATTCGGAAGTAAAGCTGGGCCATTTCTAGGAAACATGTGTTCGCATACTAATTCAAGCATTATAGCAACATCTCACAGATTTCTAAAAATTTGCGAACTAACAGATATTCATTACAATTCACTCGACGTAGTTCTAACACCTTCCTAACTGTATTcagatgtatattacacctaTATCTGTAAAACAATCATCACCTTTACTGTATGTGCGTTCTTTTAGATCGTGTAAAAATAAGATTTGCATCATACATAAAAGGGAACGTGATAAAATTGAAACCTACAGTCAGCATTGTCAACGCGTCACCGGAAAACTATGCAGAATGCTGTACTCAATAAAAGTTAACTTCGTTAAACCCAACTCTATTCCTTCCTAACATATATTTAACCAAATGAACAGAATCTATTCACAATTATAATATGCAATTTCGTtagattttttaaatgtaaagcTTTAAAAACACATCCATCTATGAGAAGTCGAGTAAGGGAATAAAGTActttataaaatttctatattttttaccATCTTCCTATTTCCGAATTCAATTCTTTGTGAAGTTTAACCAGAAGAAAAGTCCACAAAAGTGATACTTGCATTGCACACTGTACCATTCGACATCCCCACCTTTTCGTGTTCCTTGACGACGTCGCCTTTCTCTCGAGCCCAGGGTCCGTAAGAGGCCCCATTCACAGTCcccgtctctttctctctcttcgtttcttctttcctaCTTACCTGGCAACTTCAACTCACCTGAACAGCCATGTTAAGGTACACACCGTGCTATCGCATCTTGTCCTCTTTAAGTCGTATTTTCCATTCGTTGAGGTGATCAGCCGCGTCGACTCGTAGCCAACAGATGCTATGCAAACCGATACAACGGACTGACCACTGTATCTCACGAGCTGCGTTTTCGCGGTTCCCGGTTCTTTCGTGATTATTCCTCTCTTACGTGTGCGGTGTGAGTTCGTTTCTTTCGCTTCTATCCGAAGCTTGTGTATCAAGCACGTTTCGTGAAAAGTATTTTGTGCTGCTGAAAGTTGGGCAAAGTTTCATCTTGCGGAGTTGGAGGATCTTCACTGTGACACGGATGTCCTCGGAAGTGGTCTGAAAAAAAGTTTGACCAGTTAGGGGAAGAAAAGAAGGTACAATTTCTTGAACTTTTTCATGATTCCTTCATAATACGATTAAAAATCACTACAAGTGCGATTCTTAATCCAGTCCCGATTAGGAAACGAGCCGGTTTCGTTTTTAATATCGTACGTGACCCAAAATTGCACGAGCGAAACGTGCGTTGATTTCGAGCGCTGTTTACAATCCGTTGCATCGATCAGCACATTTTATCTCGCTCCTGCAATATTTCCAAATCTTTCGACAATATTTATGTCAGTGTCGATGATTCGTTTCCGATCTATGTAAGCtgagtaagaaaaaaaaaacaactgtTCGATCGAGTTAGCCCCCTCCTGCGGGAAAACGAGAAGAATGCGAGTAATACAATCTGCGTTTTGTTACCTTCTGATCGATAGATCGTCCGGTACGAAAGAAAAGCTGCACCTTCTTAACCGATCGGTGAACGTTCCTATGTAAATGTCACGGGCGGTGCTTGGGATTTAATGTGAGAAACAAAACGCCTTTGTGCTCGACAAGAAATCGCAGGATCGGTGATGTGGAAATTGTATTGAGAAACATCAATTCTCAAACGTAGTAAGTGTTCCTTGATTTACTATAATCAATGTTTCTTTGACGGTTCGAAGAATCGCTAAGCGATCTATGAACCCGGAATTGATTTTCCTCAGGCAAATCATTAAGGCGCGAAGAAGGATTTTTCTCTCGACTATTGCTAAGCGAAAGTTGTTCTTTGTTCCGAGGTTTCGCTATTAACAACCTGTGTCTGATATTcattatttacataattttgtGTTGTAGATTGatcaacgataataataattttctgtttgAACATCAGCAAGATGGGATCGAAGATAGAGTACGTGGAATCATCTCATATGTACGCGACGAATTATATTCGGAATTCGAAGGCGATCGGCGTTCTATGGGGTATTTTTACCATATGCTACGCCATTATCGGGGTCGTGGCCTTTGTAACCCCAGAATGGTTGGGCGATTTGGAGCACGAGAACCCTGGAAGATTTGGACTCTGGACCAGATGCAGCTACGGTGGAAATGGTGATGATCATTTTCTCTCGGTATCGAGTATTTCAATCAATTTCTTTAACAGGGATAATTCATTTCTGTTTATCAGGTGAATTGGGCGAAGAATGTATCGGCAGACTGGACGATTTATCGACGATCGCTAACGTTCCTTTCAGAGTAAGCACCATTCTAGTCGGCATCGCTGTGATAATCGCTCTATTGACAATCTTTGCGATgc
The sequence above is a segment of the Osmia lignaria lignaria isolate PbOS001 chromosome 12, iyOsmLign1, whole genome shotgun sequence genome. Coding sequences within it:
- the Prp38 gene encoding pre-mRNA processing factor 38, whose translation is MANRTVKDAKSIRGTNPQYLVEKIIRSRVYDSKYWKEECFALTAELLVDKAMELRFIGGVYGGNVKPTPFLCLILKMLQIQPEKDIIVEFIKNEEFKYVRALGALYMRLTGSSLDCYKYLEPLFNDNRKLRRQNKEGKFELIHMDEFIDDLLREERCCDVILPRIQKRHVLEENNELEAKVSALEDDMDEGIESSEDEDVPPVKEDTRKRTDDHDRDRDRHRDRDKRHSRSDKKSDREKQRSRSRDRDRDRDRRERKRSKSPKSYSSSHKDKDRDKDRHRRDDRDRDRDRDRDRRRERDRARH